One stretch of Thermococcus sp. M36 DNA includes these proteins:
- a CDS encoding lysyl aminopeptidase, with amino-acid sequence MVNLELLKKVVEAPGVSGYEFLGIRDVVIEGLEDYVDEIYVDRLGNVIAHKKGSGPRVMIAAHMDKIGVMVNHIDKEGYLHVVPVGGVDPRTLVAQRIRFFTEKGERFGVVGHIPPHLQKPEDRKKAADWDTIVVDVGADSKEEAEEMGFKVGTIGEFAPAFVQLNENRIATPYLDDRVCLYAMIETARAVENHEADIYFVASVQEEVGLRGARVASYAIDPEIGIAMDVTFAKQVGDKGKIVPKLGGGPVMDVGPNINPKIRAFADEIAKKYEIPLQVEASPRPTGTDANIMQINREGVATAVLSIPIRYMHSQVETADLRDIDLTVKLAKHMLEELREIDLTP; translated from the coding sequence ATGGTAAACCTAGAGCTACTCAAAAAGGTTGTTGAGGCCCCGGGCGTTTCTGGGTACGAGTTCCTTGGGATTAGAGACGTTGTCATTGAGGGCTTGGAGGATTATGTCGATGAGATTTACGTCGACAGGCTCGGCAACGTCATTGCACACAAGAAGGGGAGCGGGCCGAGGGTTATGATAGCTGCCCACATGGACAAGATTGGTGTTATGGTGAACCATATAGACAAGGAGGGCTACCTCCACGTCGTTCCCGTCGGTGGCGTTGACCCAAGGACTCTGGTTGCCCAGAGGATACGCTTCTTCACTGAGAAGGGCGAGCGCTTTGGCGTGGTGGGCCACATACCGCCGCACCTCCAGAAACCCGAGGACAGAAAGAAGGCAGCTGACTGGGATACCATTGTCGTCGATGTTGGCGCTGACAGCAAAGAGGAAGCCGAGGAGATGGGCTTCAAGGTTGGAACCATCGGCGAGTTTGCGCCTGCATTCGTCCAGCTCAACGAGAACAGGATTGCTACGCCGTACCTCGACGACCGTGTCTGCCTTTACGCTATGATAGAGACGGCCAGGGCCGTCGAGAACCATGAGGCCGACATATACTTTGTGGCCAGTGTTCAGGAGGAGGTCGGCCTCAGGGGTGCAAGGGTTGCCAGCTACGCCATCGATCCGGAGATAGGCATCGCCATGGACGTCACTTTCGCCAAGCAGGTCGGCGACAAAGGCAAGATAGTTCCCAAGCTCGGCGGCGGTCCGGTCATGGACGTTGGGCCAAACATCAACCCCAAGATAAGAGCCTTCGCCGATGAGATTGCCAAGAAGTACGAGATTCCACTCCAGGTCGAGGCTTCACCAAGGCCAACCGGAACGGACGCCAACATAATGCAGATAAACCGCGAGGGCGTCGCAACCGCAGTTCTGAGCATACCGATAAGGTATATGCACAGCCAGGTCGAGACCGCTGACCTTAGGGACATCGATCTCACGGTAAAGCTCGCCAAACACATGCTTGAGGAGCTCCGCGAAATAGACCTGACTCCGTGA
- the hjc gene encoding Holliday junction resolvase Hjc yields the protein MGYRRGASAERELIKMLEDAGFAVVRSAGSKKVDIVAGNGGLYLCIEVKSTHSDRLYFSEGDYEKLVSFARQFGGRPVVAVKFVNKGWRFFFPEQLEKSGRNYKISFRTRRYLTFEEVIGRQRLLEGW from the coding sequence ATGGGGTACAGAAGGGGTGCAAGTGCCGAGAGAGAGCTCATAAAGATGCTTGAGGATGCGGGCTTTGCTGTGGTGAGGTCTGCCGGGAGCAAGAAGGTTGACATAGTTGCGGGGAACGGGGGGCTTTACCTCTGCATAGAGGTGAAGAGCACCCACAGCGACAGGCTTTACTTCAGCGAGGGGGATTATGAGAAGCTGGTGTCATTTGCACGCCAGTTTGGCGGCAGGCCCGTCGTGGCAGTTAAGTTCGTGAACAAAGGCTGGCGCTTCTTTTTTCCGGAACAGCTTGAAAAGAGCGGTAGGAACTACAAAATCAGCTTCAGGACGAGGAGGTACCTCACGTTTGAGGAGGTCATAGGGCGGCAGAGGCTCTTGGAGGGGTGGTGA
- the cyaB gene encoding class IV adenylate cyclase yields the protein MIEIEVKGYADDMVFERVRDRFKFIRREYHEDTYFQHPCRDFARTDEALRIRIKRFDGHFEAFLTYKGPKIDSRSKSRREVEVPIQDPDRHMEILTSLGFRKVLTIKKVREKYYVGRGVVIDLDEIEGLGKFVEAEAIAEREDVLNETVERLIRLLKELGVERFERRSYLELILGREVEHGEVG from the coding sequence ATGATCGAGATTGAGGTCAAAGGATACGCCGACGATATGGTGTTTGAGAGGGTGAGGGACAGGTTCAAGTTCATAAGGAGAGAGTACCACGAGGATACATACTTCCAGCACCCGTGCAGGGACTTCGCCCGCACGGACGAGGCCCTCAGAATAAGGATCAAACGGTTCGATGGACATTTTGAGGCGTTTCTTACGTACAAGGGGCCGAAAATTGACAGCAGGTCGAAGAGCAGGAGAGAAGTCGAGGTTCCCATCCAAGACCCCGACAGGCACATGGAGATACTCACGAGCCTGGGGTTCAGAAAAGTCCTGACGATCAAGAAAGTCCGGGAGAAGTACTACGTAGGCAGAGGGGTTGTCATAGACCTGGACGAGATTGAGGGCCTCGGAAAGTTTGTTGAGGCAGAGGCCATTGCAGAGCGTGAGGACGTTCTTAACGAAACCGTCGAGAGGCTGATAAGGCTGCTGAAGGAGCTGGGTGTCGAGAGGTTTGAGAGGAGATCCTACCTTGAACTCATTTTGGGCCGGGAGGTGGAACATGGGGAAGTTGGATGA